In Ochotona princeps isolate mOchPri1 chromosome 21, mOchPri1.hap1, whole genome shotgun sequence, a single genomic region encodes these proteins:
- the LOC131482912 gene encoding SS18-like protein 2 yields the protein MSVAFIPDWLWGSAEINQETTQRLLEENDQLIRCIMQYQNKGQAHECVQYQHVLHRNFIYLATITDANPASTSQAK from the coding sequence ATGTCAGTGGCCTTCATTCCTGACTGGCTGTGGGGCAGTGCTGAAATCAATCAGGAGACGACCCAGCGGCTCCTGGAGGAGAATGATCAGCTCATCCGCTGCATCATGCAGTACCAGAACAAGGGCCAAGCCCACGAGTGTGTCCAGTACCAGCATGTGTTACATAGAAATTTCATTTATCTAGCTACCATTACAGATGCCAATCCAGCCAGTACCTCACAAGCCAAATAA